Proteins from one Cyclopterus lumpus isolate fCycLum1 chromosome 11, fCycLum1.pri, whole genome shotgun sequence genomic window:
- the dclk3 gene encoding probable serine/threonine-protein kinase fhkD — protein MTPSQRTRYGGEAARDTKGRMAVPLFKRAVGVPQPWPIHPHHTRQGLRSHFPLPQLPLFHTRHAEESAERPHLVTIIRPCGQSTLRKVTVLLNRRGVVSFEQLLLDISEALGFPRWHRARVTRLYTTHAREVKGVCDFFRGEVAFLAVGKARPELSDVQEALEELFPDHSHYRADALQAWEKRLRPAPDKAAKADSGYSEGTDTSKTHTNQETHQDTNAHVIKHAITHRSTQPPHYLDTHQPDDYKSEARKCHKMNSCRKPAHLPNHLQRLCVKGGVRARQPPVIGPFKREESLREADISPPTLCEDCLARRVKHEVPERLNLLSGKVPLPPVSRKQKGSSYTEQEVRKLYVHLSPTPPQPISRHEEKSVAQLISNLLPNVGKVHKEIQHRTSFDLPSDDSSVTLADIEHFYEIGRVVGDGNFAVVRECCRRDNKQTLAVKIVERSKLIGREHMMQNELSLLGSLCHPRIVRLLAHHHTHTHSYLVMELVSGGDLFEAISERGKFPEGESGLMVSDVSEALNYIHCKSIVHRDLKPENLLIEHMAAGICRLKLADFGLAMVVTEPVFTICGTPTYVAPEILCETGYSVAVDVWALGIILYILLCGFPPFRSRDRDQEELFQLIKQGQLHFLSPYWDPISEEARGLVRALLQPDPTVRLTAEQTLMHPWVKAMASICRQRALTDTTQRDTAATGAEPDKSRLVQRLIQTNAAKTVPDKTPGQTSSEGEVTQKGFSAKMNTGRGQDEDNPPRQLSKETSTANTLSPQIKVYTEAKPGQQKPEYISTDSGSPSREPSRPEIQDPGPTDLHYGIPASQSELLSQIKTQSKQNRQQQSPPYSMPSINTAQKTTVDRSTQHHPSSNPAASSSHSLHQQNLTPPLHNPTTADTQNHLAQDQDLKVHTTTTHPPTESRPRCQSPV, from the exons TCCCGTTGTTTAAGCGTGCTGTCGGGGTCCCGCAGCCATGGCCCATTCACCCCCACCATACGCGACAGGGCCTTAGATCCCACTTCCCTCTTCCTCAGCTCCCTCTCTTCCACACACGCCATGCAGAAGAGAGCGCAGAGAGGCCCCATCTGGTTACCATCATCCGGCCCTGTGGTCAAAGCACACTACGCAAG GTAACAGTCCTCTTGAACCGTAGAGGGGTGGTGTCCTTCGAGCAGCTGCTATTGGATATATCTGAGGCGTTGGGTTTTCCTCGCTGGCACAGAGCCAGAGTCACACGCTTGTACACAACCCACGCACGAGAG GTGAAAGGTGTATGTGATTTCTTTCGGGGCGAGGTGGCATTCCTGGCGGTGGGGAAGGCTCGTCCAGAGCTGAGCGATGTGCAGgaggctctggaggagctgttTCCAGATCATTCCCATTACCGAGCTGATGCACTACAGGCCTGGGAGAAAAGACTTCGTCCAGCGCCAGATAAAGCAGCAAAGGCTGACAGTGGATACAGTGAGGGGACAGACACTAGCAAGACTCACACTAACCAAGAGACTcaccaggacacaaatgcacatGTCATAAAACATGCTATTACTCACAGAAGTACTCAGCCGCCTCACTATTTAGACACACACCAGCCTGATGATTACAAGTCAGAAGCACGGAAGTGTCATAAAATGAATTCATGCAGAAAACCTGCTCACCTGCCCAACCACCTGCAAAGACTGTGTGTGAAGGGCGGAGTCAGAGCGCGACAGCCTCCTGTCATTGGTCCATTTAAACGTGAGGAAAGTCTTAGAGAAGCAGACATATCCCCTCCTACACTGTGTGAAGACTGCTTAGCAAGGAGAGTTAAACATGAGGTACCAGAGCGGCTCAATCTACTGTCAGGGAAGGTCCCACTTCCTCCTGTGTCGAGGAAGCAAAAAGGAAGTTCATAtacagaacaggaagtgagaaaaTTGTACGTTCACCTCAGCCCTACACCtcctcagccaatcagcagaCATGAGGAGAAGAGTGTTGCACAATTAATTTCAAATTTACTTCCAAATGTGGGTAAAGTACACAAGGAGATTCAGCATAGGACGAGCTTTGACCTTCCCTCAGATGACAGTAGTGTCACCTTGGCAGATATCGAGCATTTTTATGAAATAGGACGCGTGGTTGGAGATGGCAACTTTGCGGTAGTGCGAGAGTGTTGTCGTCGCGACAACAAACAAACCCTCGCCGTGAAGATTGTTGAACGCTCCAAGCTGATTGGTCGAGAGCACATGATGCAGAACGAGCTGAGCCTTCTGGGTAGCCTCTGTCACCCACGCATAGTGCGGCTGTTGGcgcaccaccacacacacactcactcctaCCTGGTAATGGAACTGGTGAGCGGGGGGGATCTGTTTGAGGCCATCAGTGAGAGGGGGAAGTTTCCAGAGGGCGAATCAGGACTGATGGTGTCAGATGTGAGCGAAGCACTGAACTACATCCACTGCAAAAGTATTGTCCACCGAGACCTCAAACCAGAAAACCTACTG ATAGAGCATATGGCTGCTGGCATCTGTAGGCTGAAGTTGGCAGACTTTGGTCTTGCCATGGTTGTGACTGAACCTGTCTTCACTATATGTGGCACACCCACGTATGTAGCCCCAGAGATTCTCTGTGAGACAG GTTATAGTGTTGCGGTGGACGTTTGGGCTCTGGGTATTATTCTCTATATCTTGCTGTGTGGATTTCCCCCATTTCGCAGTCGGGATCGGGACCAGGAAGAGCTGTTTCAACTCATAAAACAGGGACAACTCCACTTCTTGTCCCCCTACTGGGACCCCATCTCAGAAG aagCCAGAGGCCTTGTCAGAGCTCTGCTTCAGCCAGATCCCACAGTGAGGCTGACAGCAGAGCAGACCTTGATGCATCCCTGGGTGAAGGCTATGGCTTCTATTTGCAGGCAGAGGGCGCTCACAGACACAACTCAGAGGGACACAGCAGCTACTGGTGCAGAACCAGACAAGTCCAGACTAGTCCAGAGACTTATTCAGACCAATGCAGCCAAAACAGTGCCAGACAAAACACCAGGTCAAACCAGCAGCGAGGGAGAGGTCACACAGAAAGGGTTCAGCGCTAAGATGAACACAGGAAGAGGACAAGATGAAGACAATCCACCACGGCAACTTTCAAAAGAGACAAGCACAGCTAACACCTTATCGCCACAGATTAAAGTGTACACAGAGGCTAAACCTGGTCAACAGAAACCTGAGTACATCTCTACAGATTCTGGCTCACCAAGCAGGGAGCCAAGCAGGCCAGAAATACAGGATCCAGGTCCCACAGACTTGCATTATGGGATCCCAGCAAGCCAGAGTGAGCTTCTATCCCAGATtaaaacacaatcaaaacaaaacagacaacaGCAATCCCCTCCATATTCAATGCCTTCCATCAATACAGCGCAAAAAACCACAGTGGATCGCTCAACACAACACCATCCATCCTCCAACCCAGCAGCTTCTTCATCTCACTCTCTGCATCAGCAAAACCTCACACCTCCCCTTCACAACCCGACCACGGCCGACACCCAAAACCACCTCGCCCAAGACCAGGACCTGAAGGTTCACACTACcaccacccatccacccacagaGTCTCGACCTCGCTGTCAATCTCCTGTTTAA